One Cryobacterium roopkundense genomic region harbors:
- the mraY gene encoding phospho-N-acetylmuramoyl-pentapeptide-transferase, translated as MRALLLAGALSLAFTLFLTPLFIRLFHKLGWGQFIRDDGPKSHHAKRGTATMGGIILIFGVVISFFTAKLTQGEPITASPLLVLFMMVGLGLVGFVDDFLKTRNQRSLGLGGWSKIAGQVIVASVFAWLSLQFPNKNGLTPASTHVSFIRDTPLDFMSLGAIAGLILFILWICVIVAATSNSVNVTDGLDGLATGSSILAIGSFIVIGFWQFNQSCFNGGADATDLYRCYEIRDPLDLAVVSAAIVGGLIGFLWWNTSPAKIFLGDTGSLAIGGALAALAILSRTELLLVLIGGLFVIESGSVIVQRAYFKITRGKRIFLMSPIHHHFELKGWAEVTVVVRFWIIGGLLVAAGVGTFYLEWLSAVPTP; from the coding sequence GTGAGAGCACTACTGCTGGCCGGCGCACTGTCGCTCGCCTTCACACTTTTTCTGACACCCCTCTTCATCCGGTTGTTCCATAAACTCGGCTGGGGCCAGTTCATTCGCGACGACGGTCCCAAAAGCCACCATGCCAAGCGCGGCACGGCGACCATGGGTGGCATCATCCTGATCTTCGGCGTGGTGATCAGCTTCTTCACCGCAAAGCTCACCCAGGGCGAGCCGATTACAGCCTCACCGCTCCTCGTGCTCTTCATGATGGTGGGCCTCGGGCTGGTCGGGTTCGTTGACGACTTCCTCAAGACCAGAAATCAACGGAGCCTGGGCTTGGGCGGCTGGTCGAAGATCGCCGGCCAGGTCATCGTGGCGAGTGTCTTCGCCTGGCTGTCCCTGCAGTTTCCGAACAAGAACGGGCTGACGCCCGCGTCCACACATGTGTCGTTCATCCGTGACACGCCGCTGGATTTCATGAGCCTCGGCGCCATCGCCGGGCTGATCCTTTTCATCCTCTGGATCTGCGTGATCGTGGCGGCCACCTCAAACAGCGTCAATGTGACAGACGGCCTTGATGGCCTTGCCACCGGTTCCTCCATCCTGGCGATCGGTTCCTTCATCGTCATTGGTTTCTGGCAGTTCAACCAGTCCTGTTTCAATGGCGGAGCCGACGCGACCGACCTGTACAGGTGTTACGAGATTCGTGACCCCCTCGACCTGGCCGTGGTATCGGCGGCCATAGTCGGAGGGCTCATCGGATTCCTCTGGTGGAACACATCCCCGGCGAAGATCTTCCTCGGCGACACCGGATCCCTCGCCATCGGCGGCGCCCTCGCCGCCCTGGCCATTCTGAGCCGCACGGAGCTTCTGCTCGTCCTCATCGGCGGCCTGTTCGTGATCGAGTCCGGATCCGTGATCGTGCAGCGCGCTTACTTCAAGATCACCCGTGGAAAGCGCATCTTCCTAATGAGCCCCATCCACCACCACTTCGAGCTCAAGGGCTGGGCCGAAGTCACCGTCGTCGTGCGATTCTGGATCATCGGCGGACTGCTGGTTGCGGCCGGAGTCGGAACCTTCTACCTTGAATGGCTCTCCGCGGTGCCGACGCCGTGA
- a CDS encoding UDP-N-acetylglucosamine--N-acetylmuramyl-(pentapeptide) pyrophosphoryl-undecaprenol N-acetylglucosamine transferase, which yields MTTYLLAGGGTAGHVNPLLAVADALRAREPEAVVIALGTEEGLEARLVPARGYELVFVPRVPFPRRPNRQALGFPGRFHRAVAGVAELIRERQVDVVVGFGGFVSTPAYLAARRLRVPIAIHEANAKPGLANRLGARFTEHVGVAFADTPIRHAQFVGMPLRPEIENLDRAAVRSEAEALFGLEPGRKTLLVTGGSLGARRLNSTLVQSGPLLVAAGWQVLHITGERGEVQDPGLEHYRMIAYCDRMDLALAVADCAVSRAGAATVSELCALGIPAVYVPYPVGNGEQRFNAADAVRAGGAILVEDALFLPNWIAEELVPLLGDGLRLGTMGRAAASVGVRDGSARMLELIDRAR from the coding sequence ATGACCACGTATCTTCTGGCTGGCGGCGGAACCGCCGGTCACGTCAATCCGCTGCTCGCGGTGGCCGATGCTCTGCGAGCGCGGGAACCCGAAGCGGTTGTCATCGCGCTCGGCACTGAGGAAGGCCTTGAGGCGCGACTCGTGCCTGCCCGCGGCTATGAACTGGTCTTCGTTCCCCGGGTGCCGTTTCCGCGTCGTCCCAACCGCCAGGCACTGGGCTTTCCGGGTCGCTTCCACCGCGCAGTGGCCGGCGTTGCGGAACTCATCCGCGAACGCCAGGTCGATGTCGTCGTGGGATTTGGCGGATTCGTCTCCACGCCCGCCTATCTTGCAGCGAGGCGCCTGCGCGTGCCGATAGCGATCCATGAAGCGAACGCGAAACCGGGGCTGGCCAACAGGCTCGGTGCCCGCTTCACCGAGCACGTCGGAGTGGCCTTCGCCGATACTCCCATTCGGCACGCTCAATTCGTGGGGATGCCGCTCCGTCCCGAAATTGAAAACCTCGATCGAGCGGCCGTCCGGAGCGAGGCCGAAGCTTTGTTCGGACTGGAGCCCGGACGAAAGACCCTGCTCGTGACCGGGGGGTCGCTTGGTGCTCGGCGGTTGAATTCCACTCTTGTGCAGTCGGGGCCGCTACTAGTCGCCGCGGGATGGCAGGTTCTTCACATCACCGGCGAACGGGGCGAAGTGCAGGATCCGGGCCTGGAGCACTACCGCATGATCGCCTATTGCGATCGAATGGACCTCGCCCTGGCCGTCGCTGATTGCGCCGTTTCTCGGGCAGGGGCCGCGACAGTCAGCGAGTTGTGCGCCCTGGGTATTCCGGCCGTCTACGTACCGTATCCAGTGGGGAACGGGGAGCAGCGGTTCAATGCGGCCGATGCGGTTCGAGCAGGCGGCGCCATCCTCGTAGAGGATGCACTCTTTCTGCCGAACTGGATCGCCGAGGAGCTCGTCCCCCTGTTGGGCGACGGCCTGCGCCTCGGTACCATGGGCAGGGCGGCGGCTTCGGTCGGTGTGCGAGACGGATCAGCACGAATGCTCGAACTCATCGACCGGGCCCGCTAG
- a CDS encoding UDP-N-acetylmuramoyl-tripeptide--D-alanyl-D-alanine ligase — MIALSLRQVTEATAGVLHLAAGTVDDRSMISGTVQTDSREVTPGSIFVAKPGEVTDGHLFAPTAVERGAELLIVERLLDLPVAQIVVADVVVALGALASDVVARVRSAGRLKVVGVTGSNGKTTTKNLLREILERVGPTVAPRGSFNNQVGAPMTMLEVTHETEYLVVEMGASGVGAIARLVDLVRPDIGIVLTVGLAHAGEFGGLDATVLAKSEMVTELLPTDVAVLNADDPRVAGMSAVTHARVVPFGEYGNAVVRATDVRAGRSGTSFILHLASGQSSPVVFRVLGEHHITNALAAAAAAEVLGVPLDTIVAALESVRKAERWRMEVLGGRDGITVINDAYNASPDSMTAALKTLAQIQEPDTRTIAVLGEMAELGALAGEEHDRVGLLAVRLNISQVVVVGAGARRMHISTINEGSWDGESAYVDTADEAFELVRTIVRPGDTILVKSSNSAGLRFLGDRLGDLYS; from the coding sequence ATGATCGCCCTCTCCCTCCGTCAGGTCACCGAGGCTACGGCCGGTGTGCTGCATCTGGCCGCCGGCACCGTCGATGACCGGTCGATGATTTCCGGCACCGTACAAACCGATTCCCGTGAAGTCACGCCCGGATCGATCTTCGTCGCCAAACCCGGCGAGGTCACCGACGGGCACCTGTTCGCCCCGACCGCGGTGGAACGCGGCGCCGAGCTCCTCATCGTGGAACGCCTCCTCGACCTTCCGGTGGCTCAGATCGTGGTCGCCGACGTCGTCGTGGCGTTGGGCGCCCTGGCATCTGACGTTGTCGCCCGCGTGCGCTCCGCAGGACGCTTGAAAGTCGTCGGCGTCACGGGGTCTAACGGCAAGACGACGACGAAGAACCTCCTGCGCGAGATCCTCGAACGGGTCGGTCCGACGGTCGCGCCGCGCGGTTCCTTCAACAATCAGGTCGGCGCGCCGATGACCATGCTCGAGGTCACGCACGAGACCGAATACCTCGTGGTGGAGATGGGCGCCAGCGGGGTGGGTGCCATTGCACGGTTGGTCGACCTGGTGCGCCCGGACATCGGCATCGTTCTGACAGTCGGCCTGGCTCACGCCGGCGAATTCGGCGGCCTCGACGCGACAGTTCTGGCCAAGTCCGAGATGGTGACCGAGCTTCTGCCCACGGATGTCGCGGTTCTCAATGCCGATGACCCTCGTGTCGCGGGAATGAGCGCTGTGACGCACGCCCGTGTCGTGCCGTTCGGAGAATACGGCAACGCCGTTGTGCGCGCCACCGACGTGCGAGCAGGCCGCAGCGGTACGTCCTTCATCCTTCACCTCGCCTCTGGCCAGAGCAGCCCGGTGGTTTTCCGCGTTCTCGGCGAACACCACATCACGAATGCCCTCGCTGCGGCTGCGGCCGCGGAGGTGCTCGGTGTTCCGCTCGACACGATTGTGGCAGCCTTGGAGTCCGTGCGGAAGGCGGAGCGTTGGCGGATGGAGGTACTGGGCGGCCGTGACGGGATCACCGTCATCAACGACGCATACAACGCGAGTCCGGACTCCATGACCGCCGCGCTGAAGACGTTGGCCCAGATCCAGGAGCCGGACACCCGCACCATCGCGGTGCTCGGGGAGATGGCAGAACTCGGGGCTCTGGCGGGGGAGGAACATGACCGCGTTGGGCTTCTCGCTGTACGGCTCAATATTTCCCAGGTCGTGGTGGTCGGCGCGGGTGCCCGCCGAATGCATATCAGCACCATCAACGAGGGATCCTGGGACGGCGAATCTGCCTATGTCGACACGGCGGACGAAGCCTTCGAGCTCGTACGCACGATAGTGCGGCCCGGCGACACCATTCTGGTGAAATCATCGAATTCCGCGGGACTGCGTTTCCTGGGCGACCGGTTGGGAGACCTTTACTCGTGA
- the ftsW gene encoding putative lipid II flippase FtsW: protein MTNSPRTRNRPTPGAAAHPATPLTGASARITLGRVFTAESGNYFLLLGTTLFLVAFGLVMVLSSSSVDSYLADAGFFGGLLRQGGFALIGVPLMLVASRMPITFWKRMAWPALLVTSFLQCLVVFTPMGYEIAGNTNWLSIGGIQFQPSEGIKMALVIWLGMILEQKRDHLDDWRHVFIPVFGVGGGAVLLVMIGGDLGTVMIMAGILFGALFFAGVKFRLLIIPVVAGIGGALVLALTSSNRLTRIMSFVNEGCDQLNGAISASCWQPLHGTWALANGGIFGVGLGNSKAKWSWLPAADNDYIFAIVGEELGLIGAVVVLGMFILLAFAFLRIMRSSTSVMARITTSAVMVWIIGQAFVNIGVVLGVFPVLGVPLPLISAGGTALLTTLVAIGIVLSFARGQHSGSTQR, encoded by the coding sequence ATGACGAACTCTCCCCGTACCCGGAACCGCCCCACGCCGGGGGCCGCAGCGCACCCTGCGACGCCCCTCACTGGCGCGTCGGCCCGGATCACCCTCGGACGAGTGTTCACGGCAGAGTCCGGCAACTATTTCCTCCTCCTCGGCACGACCCTGTTCCTCGTTGCCTTCGGTCTGGTCATGGTCTTGTCGTCCTCCTCGGTCGATTCGTACCTGGCCGATGCTGGATTCTTCGGCGGACTTCTGCGACAGGGAGGCTTTGCGCTCATAGGTGTGCCGCTCATGCTCGTGGCCAGCCGCATGCCCATCACGTTCTGGAAACGGATGGCCTGGCCCGCGCTGCTCGTCACGTCTTTTCTGCAATGCCTCGTGGTTTTCACCCCGATGGGATACGAGATCGCGGGCAACACGAACTGGCTGTCTATCGGTGGCATTCAATTTCAGCCCTCCGAAGGAATCAAGATGGCCCTCGTCATCTGGCTCGGCATGATTCTGGAGCAGAAGCGAGACCACCTCGACGACTGGCGCCACGTCTTCATCCCCGTCTTTGGCGTGGGCGGCGGTGCCGTGCTGCTCGTCATGATCGGTGGGGACCTCGGAACGGTCATGATCATGGCCGGGATCCTGTTCGGTGCCCTGTTCTTCGCCGGCGTGAAGTTCCGCCTGCTCATCATTCCAGTGGTAGCGGGGATCGGCGGTGCGCTGGTGCTTGCCCTCACGAGCAGCAACCGCCTGACGCGCATCATGAGCTTCGTCAACGAGGGCTGTGACCAGCTCAACGGCGCCATCTCCGCCAGTTGTTGGCAGCCGCTGCACGGCACGTGGGCCCTGGCTAACGGTGGAATCTTTGGTGTCGGTCTTGGCAACTCGAAGGCCAAATGGTCGTGGCTGCCGGCCGCGGACAACGACTACATCTTCGCCATCGTCGGCGAGGAACTGGGGCTGATCGGTGCCGTGGTTGTGCTGGGAATGTTCATTCTGCTCGCCTTCGCTTTTCTGCGCATCATGCGTTCGAGCACATCCGTGATGGCGCGCATCACGACATCCGCTGTCATGGTGTGGATCATCGGGCAGGCCTTCGTCAACATCGGGGTGGTGCTCGGCGTCTTCCCCGTGCTCGGGGTTCCGCTGCCGCTGATCTCCGCGGGAGGCACAGCTCTGCTGACCACGCTCGTGGCGATTGGGATCGTGTTGTCTTTTGCACGGGGACAGCACTCAGGGAGCACTCAACGATGA
- the murD gene encoding UDP-N-acetylmuramoyl-L-alanine--D-glutamate ligase, whose product MALRGADAVSDLENRLEHLTSWQSDWSALRVAVLGLGVTGFAAADTLAELGADVLVVASAAPDERTQLLNVLGVALVQSDLTDVPDELSAHRPELLIVSPGFHPDHVLLQWAAARGIAVWGDIELAWRLRDKVGIPAEWLLVTGTNGKTTTVQLAATMLAAAGHRVAPCGNIGVPVLDAIRDPRGWDVLVVELSSYQLHHLPRSGPGALAPWSSLCLNVADDHLDWHGSAAAYREAKSTVYANTGVACIYNKADAATLHMVENAEVQEGARAIGFGLGVPGPSELGIVEGILCDRAFLDDRFDRALELTTVTELAGAGLAAPHVIADVLAASALARSFGVEPGTIRDALLTFHLDAHRIEVVALQNNIQWIDDSKATNPHAADASLAAFDSVVWIVGGLLKGVDVNDLVRKHAARLSGAVIIGVDRTPLREAFARHAPLVRVFEIDSDDTEDVMPSAVRMAATVAKPGDVVLLAPAAASMDQFDNYAARGTAFNQAVHTFLGR is encoded by the coding sequence ATGGCTCTCCGCGGTGCCGACGCCGTGAGCGACCTCGAGAACCGCCTCGAGCACCTTACGAGCTGGCAGTCCGACTGGTCGGCTCTTCGAGTGGCTGTGCTGGGCCTGGGCGTCACTGGTTTCGCCGCAGCGGATACCCTCGCTGAGCTGGGGGCGGATGTTCTCGTCGTCGCGTCCGCCGCGCCCGACGAGCGAACCCAACTGCTCAATGTGCTCGGGGTCGCGCTCGTGCAGTCCGACCTCACCGACGTTCCCGACGAGCTATCGGCGCACCGTCCCGAACTGCTGATCGTTTCCCCGGGATTCCACCCCGACCACGTGCTGCTGCAGTGGGCTGCGGCGCGGGGCATCGCCGTCTGGGGTGACATCGAACTCGCCTGGCGTCTGAGGGACAAGGTCGGCATTCCCGCCGAGTGGCTGCTCGTCACGGGCACCAACGGCAAGACCACGACGGTTCAGCTGGCGGCCACGATGTTGGCGGCCGCGGGGCATCGCGTCGCGCCGTGCGGCAATATCGGGGTGCCCGTGCTCGACGCCATCCGAGACCCGCGCGGCTGGGACGTTCTGGTTGTCGAGCTCTCCAGCTACCAGTTGCACCACCTGCCGCGCTCGGGACCCGGCGCACTCGCACCGTGGTCGAGCCTCTGCCTCAATGTCGCCGACGACCACCTCGATTGGCACGGCTCTGCAGCCGCCTATCGGGAGGCGAAGTCGACCGTTTATGCGAACACCGGAGTTGCCTGCATCTACAACAAAGCGGATGCCGCGACGCTGCACATGGTCGAAAACGCCGAGGTGCAGGAGGGGGCGCGCGCGATCGGATTCGGTCTCGGAGTTCCCGGTCCCAGTGAGCTGGGCATCGTCGAGGGAATCCTGTGTGATCGCGCGTTCCTCGACGACCGCTTCGACCGTGCGCTCGAGCTGACCACGGTGACCGAGCTCGCCGGAGCCGGCCTCGCCGCGCCCCACGTCATCGCCGACGTGTTGGCCGCCAGCGCCCTCGCCCGTTCGTTCGGGGTGGAGCCTGGCACGATTCGCGACGCGCTACTGACCTTCCACCTCGATGCGCACCGCATCGAGGTGGTCGCCCTTCAGAACAACATTCAGTGGATCGATGATTCCAAGGCCACCAACCCGCACGCAGCGGACGCTTCTCTCGCCGCCTTCGATTCGGTCGTGTGGATTGTGGGCGGACTGCTCAAGGGCGTGGACGTGAACGACCTGGTGCGCAAGCACGCGGCGCGCCTGTCCGGGGCGGTCATTATCGGTGTCGACAGGACTCCGCTGCGGGAAGCATTTGCGCGACACGCGCCGCTGGTGCGCGTTTTTGAGATCGATTCGGATGACACTGAAGATGTGATGCCGAGTGCTGTCAGGATGGCCGCCACCGTCGCGAAGCCGGGCGACGTCGTGTTGCTCGCACCGGCCGCCGCCTCGATGGACCAGTTCGACAATTACGCGGCACGCGGCACGGCATTCAACCAGGCGGTCCACACATTTCTCGGGAGGTAA